DNA sequence from the Paenibacillus physcomitrellae genome:
TGAATATCCCTTTTTTTAATGATGAAGAACGTGCGGAAATCGGAACCTTGTACAAGCAGGTCAGCGTGGAGGCGGCTAAAAAGCGTGGACTTGCGATCATTTCGGCCAAGCTGCCTGCTTTGATTGAACAGTTCCAGGAGATCCAGGGAAATAAAGTGGTCTTCTGCTGGCGGGGCGGAATGCGAAGCCGAACGACAGCAACTCTGCTGTCCCTGATGGATGTCCATGTCCAGCGCCTGAGCGGGGGCATTCGTTCTTACCGGAAATGGGTAGTAGACGAACTAAGTCAATTTGAAGTCAAGCCGAAGGCCCTTGTTCTTAACGGGTATACAGGCACGGGAAAAACCTATATACTCCGCAAGCTTCAAGCCGAACAATATCCGGTTCTGGATCTGGAGCAAATGGCAGGGCACCGAGGTTCCGTCTTCGGTCAGGTAGGCTTGCGCCCTCATAACCAGAAGACCTTTGATTCTCTGCTGCTGCAAGCTCTTCTCAAAGTCCAAGACCGCCCTTATATGTTATTGGAGGCGGAAAGCAAACGGATTGGAAAAGTCGCTATGCCGGAATTCCTTGTGAAAAGCAAGGAGGAAGGGATGCAGCTTTGGATCGATCTTCCTATTGAAGAGCGGGTGAAGCAAATCCTGGAGGATTACCAACCCGAACTCCATCAGGATGCTTGCCTGGCTGCCTTCCGTAGAATCAAGGAACGTATGCATACGCCGATCGCCAAACAAATCGAAGAGGATTTGCAGGCCGGGCGGTTTGGGGATGCAGCCGAGCAGCTGTTGATCCATTACTATGATCCGCGTTACGAGCATACGGCCAGAGAGATCGGGCCTGATAACCTCGTTATGATTAAAGCGGATAACGTGGATGACGCATTGGCACAGGTCAAACAATATATTTCTGAACCTATAGGTTAGATGACGAGAAACGAGAAACCCTGAATGAGGTGAGGGACTCGTCAAACACCAAAGAGGTCTCTGCACAGGCAGAGACCTCTTGTTGGTTTAAAGCAGGTATTGCAGGCCGAAAGATGGCTATAGAAGGCTGAAAGAAGCTACTCAGCGTACTCCGTGCTCAATCGGCTTAGCTCACTCAACTTACAGCGATTTATCGTCGATGCTGTTCAGCCAGCCTTCGATTTCGCCGATCACGGAAGCGATGGAGCCGTCTTCAAACGGCGATTTGAGTCCGGCCAGCTCGACCAGCTTGAGGAAGGACTGGCTGCCGCCGGCTTGGCAAAGCGTCAAATAATCTTTCCAAGCGGCTGCAAAATCCTCTCTGGAACGCTTCCAGAACTGGAACGCACACAGTTGGGCAAGCGTGTAATCGATGTAGTAGAACGGCGAGCTGTAAATGTGGCCTTGCTTCTGCCAGAAGCCGCCTTGCTCCAGATAAGCGTTACCGTCGTAATCGCGGTGCGGCAAGTACTTTTTCTCAATTTCCCGCCATGCATGGTTGCGTTCAGCCGGTGTAGCATCCGGGTTACTGTAGACGAAATGCTGGAATTCATCGACGGATACGCCGTAAGGAATGAACTGAAGGCTTTCAGCCAGGTGATTGAAGCGGTATTTGTCCGCATCTTCTTCAAAGAACAGATTCATCCAAGGCCAAGTGAAGAATTCCATGCTCATCGAATGAATTTCCGCAGCTTCATAAGTAGGGAAAGCATATTCAGGCACGGTCAGGTTGCGGCTTTCATAAGCCTGGAACGCGTGGCCGACTTCGTGAGTGAGTACGTCGATGTCACCGGAAGTGCCGTTGAAGTTTGAGAAAATGAACGGAGCTTTATATTCGCTAAAATAGGTGCAGTAGCCGCCGCCTTGTTTGCCTTTTTTGCTGACCAGATCCATCAGGTTGCTTTCGAGCATAAACGTAAAGAACTCGTCGACCTCTGGGGACAGCTCTTTGTACATTTTGGCGCCGCCAGCGATAATCCAGTCCGGATCGCCTTTAGGATCAGCATTGCCGGTTTTGAATTTCAGGTGCTCGTCATAAAGCTTCAGGCTGTCCAGACCCAATCGTTCGGCTTGACGGTCTTTCAGCTTCTGCGAAGCCGGTACGATAAATTCAAGCACCTGCTTGCGGAAGTTGGCGACCATTTCCGGTGTGTAATCCGTACGCATCATGCGGTCGTAACCAAGTCCTACGAAGTTCTCGTAACCCAGCTTCTTGGCGATACGTGTCCGGACTTTAACCAGATCGTCATAAATGCGGTCCAGTTCCTGGCTGTGCTCTGCCATAAATGCATAGCGGGCTTCGGAAGCGCGCTTACGGAGATCACGGTCTGTTGATTGCTCGAACGGAACCAGC
Encoded proteins:
- the mnmH gene encoding tRNA 2-selenouridine(34) synthase MnmH — encoded protein: MFTDIEVEELLAKQQQQEMTLIDVRSQSEFEESTIPGSLNIPFFNDEERAEIGTLYKQVSVEAAKKRGLAIISAKLPALIEQFQEIQGNKVVFCWRGGMRSRTTATLLSLMDVHVQRLSGGIRSYRKWVVDELSQFEVKPKALVLNGYTGTGKTYILRKLQAEQYPVLDLEQMAGHRGSVFGQVGLRPHNQKTFDSLLLQALLKVQDRPYMLLEAESKRIGKVAMPEFLVKSKEEGMQLWIDLPIEERVKQILEDYQPELHQDACLAAFRRIKERMHTPIAKQIEEDLQAGRFGDAAEQLLIHYYDPRYEHTAREIGPDNLVMIKADNVDDALAQVKQYISEPIG
- a CDS encoding M3 family oligoendopeptidase; translated protein: MLKFQDYRYERPDVEQLKQQFTNLLAQLSAATSLDEERKAISAINKLRSEFETMQQLVGVRHSIDTTDAFYKAEQDYMDEIGPVIQEYITEYYRAIVNSANRVALEKEWGTQLFQLAEISLRIFSPEIIEDLQLENKLSTEYSQLIASAKIPFEGEERTLPQLVPFEQSTDRDLRKRASEARYAFMAEHSQELDRIYDDLVKVRTRIAKKLGYENFVGLGYDRMMRTDYTPEMVANFRKQVLEFIVPASQKLKDRQAERLGLDSLKLYDEHLKFKTGNADPKGDPDWIIAGGAKMYKELSPEVDEFFTFMLESNLMDLVSKKGKQGGGYCTYFSEYKAPFIFSNFNGTSGDIDVLTHEVGHAFQAYESRNLTVPEYAFPTYEAAEIHSMSMEFFTWPWMNLFFEEDADKYRFNHLAESLQFIPYGVSVDEFQHFVYSNPDATPAERNHAWREIEKKYLPHRDYDGNAYLEQGGFWQKQGHIYSSPFYYIDYTLAQLCAFQFWKRSREDFAAAWKDYLTLCQAGGSQSFLKLVELAGLKSPFEDGSIASVIGEIEGWLNSIDDKSL